In Argopecten irradians isolate NY chromosome 11, Ai_NY, whole genome shotgun sequence, one DNA window encodes the following:
- the LOC138335238 gene encoding toll-like receptor 3, with protein sequence MIQNSRITQLVCLPSLIHLLQRRSDIKEFVTITCVFLTCVWQNPDGFPVCCNTLEMPGETNVICSGCRLLVVPKDLPTNTTVLDLSNNYFTSHERDSFPYLPLLSKLYLRKKNLVRITSRAFDNVPNIEYLDLTDNKLEQLSMDMNVFETLNKLKKLRIDRNNFHISKAYPGQALSSISNLEFLILDIFEGFVFGNEFFNQTCLQHLYLYFQGKGTVSLLNNSFDGLERSNIKVLSITAPFRKIETNTFAPFRNLTTLIWRTLAITLSINDALRGLYGVRERTMDSLSIRGFRYKFTTGEDLRKSDMFNLGTICVKKLHLIGNAIALIGTDAITSWSTKTCIEEIDVSENMFYLPQQLTTMGLFRSLTRLLVRHTVMRIFRKRSTFSRKRTVFLPTNLTYVDFTDNTLNGYTFNMTISKNNLTVLKIGYSNKNFRCSYGLVKGLVHLKELDISGVDCSQVHPNMFAGMPLLSRLTARQCNIERVLSQNTPALFKRLHNLSIIDLSSNNLHFIHKHLLADQKKTLKQLNLSGNHMDQIPTEILHNLTVLENLDISNNSISTLNYSQYTLLDEFKIKSIDFQIVLHGNPLVCTCEHLDFLSWVEATDVIYKKRELLCMTSEGIEIPIAELLETFDQFKDQCVSITWLIVSVTIICIIFMLGILTREVLRRSVWLRVLCRHPTEATKYTNDIVISYCDEDRSWVRDTLAPWYDEK encoded by the coding sequence ATGGATTTCCGGTATGCTGCAACACCCTTGAAATGCCAGGAGAGACCAACGTGATATGTTCCGGATGTCGTCTGCTCGTTGTACCTAAGGATTTACCGACAAATACGACAGTTTTGGATCTAAGTAACAACTATTTTACTTCTCATGAACGGGATTCATTTCCGTATCTTCCACTGTTATCCAAATTGTATCTTCGAAAAAAAAACCTGGTGAGAATCACGTCCAGAGCATTCGATAACGTCCCTAATATTGAGTACCTTGATCTCACTGACAACAAATTAGAACAGTTATCCATGGACATGAATGTCTTCGAAACTCTGAACAAACTAAAGAAATTAAGAATTGATAGGAACAACTTCCATATTAGTAAAGCATATCCAGGACAGGCTTTATCATCCATTTCAAATCTTGAATTCCTTATTTTGGACATTTTTGAAGGATTTGTGTTTGGAAACGAGTTTTTTAACCAAACATGTTTACAACACTTATACCTATACTTCCAAGGCAAAGGCACCGTGTCGTTGTTAAACAATTCATTTGACGGTCTCGAAAGATCAAATATAAAAGTACTAAGTATCACAGCACCTTTCCGAAAGATCGAAACAAACACATTTGCTCCATTTAGAAATCTTACCACATTAATATGGAGAACTTTAGCAATCACTTTGTCTATCAATGATGCGCTTCGGGGACTTTACGGAGTCAGAGAAAGAACAATGGATTCACTTTCAATCAGAGGATTTCGATATAAATTTACTACTGGCGAGGATCTACGGAAATCTGATATGTTTAACCTGGGAACAATTTGTGTAAAGAAACTTCATCTGATTGGTAATGCTATCGCATTAATAGGCACAGATGCCATAACCTCATGGAGTACTAAAACATGCATTGAGGAAATAGATGTTTCAGAAAATATGTTCTATTTACCACAACAACTTACAACGATGGGTCTTTTCCGTTCATTGACTCGCCTACTAGTAAGGCATACTGTGATGAGAATTTTTCGAAAACGAAGTACCTTTAGTAGAAAAAGAACAGTATTCTTACCAACCAATCTTACGTATGTGGATTTTACTGACAATACGTTAAATGGATATACATTTAATATGACTATAAGCAAAAATAATCTGACTGTGTTGAAGATAGGTTATTctaataagaattttagatgTTCATATGGACTTGTCAAAGGTCTGGTCCATTTAAAGGAATTAGACATATCCGGAGTCGACTGTTCACAAGTTCATCCAAATATGTTTGCAGGAATGCCTCTTCTCTCTCGGCTAACTGCTAGGCAGTGTAATATCGAACGCGTCCTTAGTCAGAACACACCCGCATTATTCAAAAGACTTCATAATCTGTCTATCATCGACCTTTCCTCCAATAACCTGCATTTCATACATAAACATCTGTTAGCAGACCAGAAGAAAACTCTTAAACAACTAAACCTTTCTGGAAATCACATGGACCAGATTCCTACAGagatattacataatttaacaGTATTAGAGAATCTTGATATTAGCAATAATTCCATAAGTACATTAAATTATTCCCAATATACATTACTTgatgaatttaaaattaaatcgaTTGATTTCCAAATTGTTTTACATGGGAATCCTTTAGTATGTACCTGTGAACATTTAGATTTCCTATCGTGGGTAGAAGCCACTGATGTGATATATAAAAAGCGAGAACTTTTATGTATGACTTCAGAAGGAATTGAGATACCGATAGCAGAGTTACTGGAAACTTTCGATCAATTCAAAGATCAATGTGTTTCTATAACATGGCTTATCGTGTCTGTAACTATAATCTGTATAATCTTTATGCTTGGTATTCTAACAAGAGAGGTATTGCGACGTAGTGTGTGGTTACGAGTGTTGTGCCGTCATCCTACGGAAGCTACAAAATACACAAATGATATCGTTATCTCATATTGCGACGAAGATCGGAGTTGGGTGAGAGATACATTAGCACCCTGGTATGAtgaaaaatga
- the LOC138335244 gene encoding kyphoscoliosis peptidase-like, giving the protein MADGQRPDLPEGYLGPQGAFSDLGLSVSSHCDPCITARENHLEISFKCTKAVKFTHQLINCATEKESNEYVFTHTKDNTVVFVIQIPEMGYYKLQLFALPVSDESKSLPNVFNYLIHCTRAMQPVYPYPKQYAQWKEGCFLTKPLILHNDAKLTNIQWNVHVPHAKGVAVVADGEWFHFENRGGPVWEATFSLDNLRGKNAKITLNANLSDDETKYCTLLEYKL; this is encoded by the coding sequence ATGGCTGATGGTCAAAGGCCAGACTTACCTGAAGGTTACCTTGGTCCACAAGGGGCCTTCAGTGACCTTGGTTTAAGTGTTTCGAGCCACTGTGACCCATGCATTACGGCAAGAGAAAATCATCTGGAAATTTCGTTTAAGTGCACCAAGGCGGTCAAGTTTACACACCAGTTGATCAACTGTGCCACTGAAAAGGAAAGCAATGAGTATGTATTTACCCATACCAAGGACAATACCGTCGTGTTCGTCATCCAAATACCGGAAATGGGTTATTACAAGCTCCAGCTTTTTGCCCTTCCTGTTTCCGATGAGAGTAAATCTCTTCCTAATGTCTTCAACTATCTGATCCACTGTACCCGGGCAATGCAACCAGTGTACCCGTACCCCAAACAGTACGCCCAGTGGAAAGAAGGATGCTTCCTAACGAAACCCTTGATCTTGCATAACGACGCTAAGCTAACAAATATTCAGTGGAATGTCCATGTCCCACACGCGAAAGGCGTAGCTGTCGTAGCCGATGGGGAATGGTTCCATTTTGAAAACCGCGGGGGTCCAGTTTGGGAGGCAACTTTTAGTTTGGACAATCTCAGGGGCAAGAACGCCAAAATCACCTTAAATGCCAACCTATCGGACGACGAAACGAAGTACTGCACGTTATTGGAATACAAACTATAG